The following coding sequences lie in one Anticarsia gemmatalis isolate Benzon Research Colony breed Stoneville strain chromosome 16, ilAntGemm2 primary, whole genome shotgun sequence genomic window:
- the LOC142979241 gene encoding uncharacterized protein LOC142979241 isoform X1, which yields MQRESLKVMIANRYGSDIAKQIRDLEYLRRKRARVETSLIFLTKCRDWNLLPTCVRIKPRSDIAHSRNILNNASERLLRQLIRNKHSELNRIHSELYVLHVKCSVSLSREDYDLCDRVTYLQASRTFELCSETHERKFSKEYNRRYVEKNTSPAVPDPLTKTVVNLSNVSLDQPTMNILAKGMNFALTPKRIPFESVISSVEETIARNKIPPGDADTLRQDVAVILRKSKVPASNTTAEERQALKLIRDNRDILVLKADKGNATVVMNTTDYQQKVRDLLCDNKVYKPVSYNPTTRVTRRIRTLIQDNKDLFTEDEYERLYKPKSHQPPKLYGLPKIHKSNVPLRPIVSQIASPTYDLAKYVASVLQPLVGNTPSFVKDSRHFVQIIKDLRLESGDVMVSFDVESLFTNVPIKECLDVVKTKLEDNEMPFNYIDLLKNCLDGNYFLFQGQHYLQIDGVAMGSPVAPALANLWMEHFEEKALALGPKTIRLWKRYVDDIFCIIQGGQQEVDQYLEHLNSIHPKMRFTYEMETDRSLSFLDVRVAAKPDGSLSHCVYRKPTHTDRYLHATSHHHPRHLQSVMTSLKNRAHDLCDPEHVGKELEHVQEVLRMNGYHVSRRRNRITKRSKHPEVNRQPAYLPYVRGVTDKIGNVLKQYSISTVFTPGAKVSSMVGTPKDVLPFQTPGVYKINCSCGSSYIGQTKRSIAERVKEHIAAVKNRQISKSAIAEHLLEAGTNHWIEFHRPQVLSTERHFYSRIVREAIEIKKHPNFNREDGFKLSATWNPVITVTKPRYVSQSVSSQNRDTVSVVCVGGRKNQNMRVDGHSSASYTRSPVIAAPVCLGPRRVQPAPKR from the coding sequence atgcaacgcgagagtttaaaagttatgattgcaaaccgctacgggtcggacattgcaaaacaaatacgtgacctagaatatttacgtcggaaacgtgcgcgagtggaaacatcgttgatatttttaactaagtgtcgcgattggaacttattacctacgtgtgtacgtatcaaaccgcgtagtgacattgcgcattcccgtaatattctaaataacgcgagtgaacggcttctgagacaattaatacggaacaaacacagtgagcttaaccgtattcatagcgagttatacgtgttacatgtgaagtgtagtgttagtttatcacgcgaagattacgacttgtgtgatcgggtaacgtatcttcaggcttctcggaccttcgagttgtgtagtgaaacccatgagcgtaagttctcgaaggagtacaaccgaaggtatgtcgagaaaaatacgtcaccggctgtacccgatccactgactaaaaccgtcgtaaacctttcaaatgtgagtttagaCCAACCTACGATGAATATCTTGGCCAAAGGCATGAACTTCGCACTAACGCCTAAGCGAATTCCgttcgaaagtgtaatcagtagcgtcgaggaaacgattgctcgtaataaaataccgcccggcgacgccgataccctgcgacaggacgttgcggttatattacgaaaatcgaaggttccagcgagtaataccactgcagaagagcgtcaagcactgaaacttattcgggataaccgggatatattagtgcttaaggccgacaagggaaacgccactgtagtgatgaatacaactgattaccaacagaaagttcgggatttgttatgtgataacaaggtatataaaccggtatcatataaccctacgactagagtaacacgacgaatacggacgctgatacaggacaacaaggaccttttcacggaagacgagtacgaaagactgtataaaccgaagtcgcaccaaccaccgaaattatatggcctgcccaaaatacacaagtccaacgtaccactgcggcctatcgtgagtcaaatcgcctctcctacttacgaccttgcaaagtacgttgcgtcagtattgcagccacttgtgggaaatacaccgtcttttgtgaaagattcgcggcacttcgtccagattattaaggaccttagattggaatcgggcgatgtcatggtgagttttgacgtcgagtcgctcttcaccaatgttccaattaaggagtgtttggacgtggtaaagaccaagctagaggacaacgagatgccgtttaactatattgatcttcttaaaaactgtttggacggcaactacttccttttccaaggccaacattaccttcagattgatggcgtcgcaatgggcagccccgttgcccctgcactggctaatctctggatggagcactttgaggagaaagcattggcactcggaccaaaaaccatacggctttggaaaagatatgtggacgacatcttctgcattatccaaggaggtcaacaggaagtagatcaatatctagaacacctaaactccattcaccctaagatgaggttcacctacgaaatggagacggacaggtcgttgtcattcctagatgtgagggttgccgcgaaacccgatggatccttatcacactgtgtttaccggaaaccgacacacacagatagatacctgcacgctacatcacatcaccatccccgtcacttgcagtccgttatgacgtcactgaagaacagagctcatgacctctgtgaccctgaacatgttgggaaggagctggaacatgttcaggaggtactacgaatgaacggataccacgtaagtcgacgaaggaacaggatcacgaaacggagtaaacatccggaggtcaacagacagcccgcctacttgccctacgtcagaggagtgactgataagatagggaatgtattgaaacaatacagcatcagcacagtattcacgccgggggcaaaagtcagcagcatggtgggcacaccgaaggatgtactaccgtttcaaacaccaggtgtctacaagatcaactgcagctgcggtagttcctacataggccagactaagcggtcgatagctgaaagggtcaaggaacatatcgccgctgttaagaaccgtcaaatcagcaagtcagccattgcggaacatctactcgaagcaggaactaatcactggattgaattccatcgccctcaagtcctctccactgaacgacatttctactcgaggattgttcgtgaagcgatcgaaatcaagaaacatccaaatttcaatcgggaagacggcttcaaattatccgcgacgtggaatccagtgattactgttacaaaacctcgctatgtttcgcaatcggttagctcacagaatagggacacggttagtgtagtgtgtgttggcggtaggaaaaatcaaaatatgagggtggatggacattcgtccgcctcatatacacgaagtcctgtcatcgctgctccagtctgcctgggaccacggcgagtgcaacctgcgccgaaacgttag